The Brassica oleracea var. oleracea cultivar TO1000 chromosome C6, BOL, whole genome shotgun sequence genome includes a region encoding these proteins:
- the LOC106299686 gene encoding putative defensin-like protein 262, whose protein sequence is MKKTSLKLVFLFCLTVIALCSYLVDARVMTEEEVNCLSEKCPQEKKNCNSSSPLAPTMETTALCYEDNDCNKYCPKECNSSRPCVCACNGGQCFCQC, encoded by the exons ATGAAGAAAACATCTCTCAAGCTTGTCTTCTTGTTCTGTCTCACAGTCATAGCACTTT GTTCGTATTTGGTTGACGCAAGAGTGATGACGGAAGAAGAAGTGAATTGCCTCAGCGAAAAATGTCCCCAAGAAAAGAAGAACTGTAACTCGTCGTCGCCGTTAGCACCTACAATGGAGACCACTGCGCTTTGCTACGAAGATAATGACTGCAACAAGTACTGTCCTAAGGAATGCAACTCTAGCCGTCCCTGTGTATGTGCGTGTAATGGAGGACAATGTTTCTGTCAGTGTTAA